The Zestosphaera sp. genome includes a window with the following:
- a CDS encoding type I 3-dehydroquinate dehydratase, with protein MQTISRKVVKPLLIAALPVRSAKDVERMREVVDIVDLVELRVDYMDDPLALDYEGLRSDKVLITLRDVAEGGAKKHADEVKLKLLNRLDDLGMLYDVEMLFIEKHGNEVNYEGKIVSHHIIDSSHPIDAEGLRGRARKYLDKALIVKVVTVPFPGYKTFLTSLLELGDNVAVMPMSTNPQERIAFTLLGSKILFCCIETPTALGQIRCSDVKAVLDTITKRTSYVPDVK; from the coding sequence GTGCAGACCATCTCCAGAAAGGTTGTGAAGCCTCTTCTCATAGCGGCGTTACCCGTGAGGAGTGCTAAGGACGTCGAGAGGATGCGTGAGGTAGTTGATATAGTTGATCTCGTCGAGCTTAGGGTTGACTACATGGATGATCCTCTAGCATTAGATTATGAGGGATTGAGGAGTGACAAGGTTTTGATCACGCTGAGAGACGTTGCCGAGGGCGGGGCTAAGAAGCACGCCGATGAGGTCAAGCTCAAGTTGCTGAATAGGCTTGACGACCTCGGAATGCTTTACGACGTTGAAATGCTCTTCATAGAGAAACACGGCAATGAAGTCAACTACGAAGGCAAGATAGTCTCACATCACATAATCGATTCCTCACACCCGATAGACGCCGAAGGATTGCGTGGGAGGGCGAGGAAGTACCTGGATAAGGCTTTAATAGTTAAGGTGGTCACAGTCCCGTTCCCGGGATATAAGACCTTCCTCACATCCCTGCTGGAGCTGGGGGACAACGTCGCCGTGATGCCCATGAGCACTAACCCGCAAGAGAGGATAGCGTTCACGTTGCTAGGTTCGAAAATACTGTTCTGCTGCATAGAGACCCCGACAGCCTTAGGTCAGATCCGATGTAGCGATGTCAAAGCGGTTTTAGACACGATAACGAAACGCACTAGCTATGTTCCTGACGTGAAGTAA
- a CDS encoding NAD(P)-dependent oxidoreductase — translation MSVLVTGGCGFLGLHVLKRLSDEGYDVIAYDVATVQPDVLRRFYKADLNKIRFVRGDLLDVPRVLETVRKLDVKHMVHLATMLTKDSEDNPPKAFKVNVEGTLNLLEISRVMDVEKLVYASSEAVYGVTGEAPVHEDHPKRPNSVYGITKLTSEFMGLKYSELYGLDFIALRFPMIYGPGIYGGGTRLINYIIESAVKGEAATIPFTESMRVEPLHVADAANSVYLALKARRPAGKVYNIGIGTICTLREVLETIKSLYPNTSVSFGDMPGHLIYPVQGPLVIERARTELNFTPRYDLISGVKNYVEVTSRGSVE, via the coding sequence GTGAGTGTTCTAGTTACCGGAGGGTGCGGCTTCCTCGGCCTGCACGTCTTAAAGAGGTTAAGTGATGAAGGTTACGACGTCATCGCTTATGACGTGGCTACAGTACAGCCAGACGTGCTCAGGCGGTTCTACAAGGCCGACCTCAATAAGATTAGGTTTGTTAGGGGTGACTTGCTTGACGTCCCCAGAGTGTTGGAGACCGTTAGGAAGCTTGACGTTAAACACATGGTTCACCTGGCCACCATGCTGACGAAGGATTCTGAAGACAACCCGCCTAAGGCCTTTAAAGTTAATGTTGAGGGGACGCTTAACCTGCTCGAGATCTCGAGGGTGATGGATGTTGAGAAACTCGTCTACGCGAGCTCTGAGGCCGTGTACGGCGTTACTGGCGAGGCGCCCGTGCATGAGGACCACCCTAAGAGACCTAACTCCGTGTACGGTATCACTAAACTGACGTCGGAGTTCATGGGCCTCAAGTACAGTGAACTTTACGGGCTGGACTTCATCGCTTTGAGGTTCCCGATGATCTACGGTCCGGGGATTTATGGGGGAGGCACTCGACTGATTAACTACATTATTGAATCTGCCGTGAAGGGGGAGGCGGCTACCATCCCGTTTACTGAAAGTATGAGGGTGGAGCCGTTGCATGTGGCCGATGCCGCCAATTCCGTGTATCTGGCGCTTAAGGCCAGGAGGCCGGCTGGTAAGGTGTACAACATAGGTATTGGCACGATATGCACCCTCAGAGAAGTCTTGGAGACCATCAAGTCCCTCTACCCCAACACCAGCGTTTCCTTCGGGGACATGCCCGGCCACCTGATCTACCCAGTTCAAGGACCCCTGGTGATTGAAAGAGCCCGGACTGAACTCAATTTCACGCCTAGGTATGACCTGATTAGCGGTGTGAAGAACTACGTGGAGGTCACATCTAGAGGCAGTGTTGAGTGA
- a CDS encoding alcohol dehydrogenase catalytic domain-containing protein, whose protein sequence is MASEEVPTPKLADDSVLVNVKVAGICGSDLEVYRGRRNVRTPIIMGHEAAGVVAEVGRNVKGFSVGDRVVIEPNVYCGNCYYCRKGRMDICENKIVYGITRDGVFAEYVDVPSKFAWKIPDGVPYEVAVLADPLGVVLRALRHTSLLPSDNVLVVGGGPIGALTALTLQYMSVNVVVTEVVQPRIELLKDIGVRKVVDVSKSDADDAVKHYFEGSKADYVIDAVATNESFAQAFRWLRPGGKIVVLGLLSHRAEVEVYPLVRGTLNVEGSVIYLGDYIDALRLMRREDFSRELLKLITHKFKLDECGKAFEVAASGKSLKVLFEV, encoded by the coding sequence GTGGCTTCCGAGGAGGTGCCTACTCCCAAGCTCGCTGATGATAGTGTGCTGGTTAACGTTAAGGTAGCCGGTATATGCGGGAGTGACTTAGAGGTCTATCGCGGGAGGAGGAACGTCAGAACCCCGATAATAATGGGTCATGAGGCCGCAGGCGTTGTTGCAGAGGTCGGCAGGAATGTGAAGGGCTTCAGCGTCGGGGATAGGGTTGTGATCGAGCCTAACGTGTACTGCGGTAATTGCTATTACTGCAGGAAGGGTAGGATGGATATATGTGAGAACAAGATCGTGTATGGCATAACTAGGGACGGCGTCTTCGCCGAGTATGTTGACGTGCCAAGCAAGTTCGCTTGGAAGATCCCTGATGGAGTGCCGTACGAGGTCGCCGTCCTGGCGGACCCGTTAGGGGTTGTCCTGCGTGCGCTCAGACATACGAGCCTGTTGCCCTCAGACAACGTGCTTGTCGTGGGCGGCGGGCCTATTGGAGCGCTCACAGCCCTCACCCTCCAGTACATGAGTGTGAACGTCGTCGTGACTGAGGTGGTTCAGCCCCGGATAGAGCTGCTGAAGGATATAGGGGTCAGGAAGGTTGTAGATGTTTCCAAGAGCGACGCTGACGATGCTGTGAAGCATTACTTTGAGGGCTCTAAGGCTGACTACGTTATAGATGCTGTAGCAACCAACGAGAGCTTCGCCCAGGCCTTCAGGTGGTTGAGGCCTGGGGGTAAGATCGTCGTTCTAGGGCTTCTGAGCCATAGGGCGGAGGTCGAGGTCTACCCGCTCGTGAGGGGTACGTTGAATGTTGAGGGGAGCGTTATATACTTGGGTGACTACATTGACGCTCTAAGGCTTATGAGGAGGGAGGACTTCTCCCGGGAATTGCTTAAGCTCATCACCCATAAGTTCAAGCTTGACGAGTGCGGTAAGGCGTTTGAAGTTGCTGCCAGCGGTAAGTCTTTAAAGGTGCTTTTCGAGGTTTAA
- a CDS encoding cupin domain-containing protein, which yields MYKVGKTVRVVKFDQAEEFPAPPPSKKVSKILIDPVEGSINAAIGVATYPPGEKGAMHAHENCEEYMIVLSGKAKVVREDGSYEIAEARDLIYAPPQVKHALENGGDTDLVFVWIYVPPGEEKKIRERKAKK from the coding sequence GTGTATAAAGTGGGCAAGACCGTGAGGGTAGTTAAGTTTGATCAAGCTGAGGAGTTCCCTGCACCACCACCATCCAAGAAGGTAAGCAAGATATTGATAGATCCTGTCGAGGGCTCAATCAACGCGGCCATAGGTGTGGCCACGTACCCGCCTGGCGAGAAGGGGGCTATGCACGCGCATGAGAATTGCGAGGAGTACATGATTGTCTTAAGCGGAAAGGCTAAAGTCGTAAGGGAGGACGGTAGTTACGAGATAGCTGAGGCCAGGGACCTAATATACGCCCCACCTCAGGTCAAGCATGCGTTAGAGAACGGCGGCGATACTGACTTAGTGTTCGTCTGGATATACGTGCCTCCGGGCGAGGAGAAGAAGATAAGGGAGAGGAAAGCTAAGAAATAG
- a CDS encoding aldehyde ferredoxin oxidoreductase family protein, translating into MPDLPGYAGNILYVDLSNGNVRVERLDSTVARRYLGGSGLAAHIIRDRMELRSEPFSDGNFLIIATGPFNNPLIPSSARVSIATRSPLSNAWGEAHAGTRFALQLKKAGYDAVVIHGRSGGPVWLSIEDDSVELKSAKGMWGKNTSDVFSELNSLMGRDSCALAIGRAGENLVRYASIVASDGGVAGRSGVGAVMGYKGLKAVAVKGSKEVPIAYRERLQEYTRNLVAKMVRSAGGQRLKKFGTTGAVQRYYKLGNLPIKNFSKGLWSDESIVKISGEYLAEKYLDRLAPCWGCPISCKRTSKIKVGSSHIVARTPDYETVGMLGSNLLIDDTESIILANHLCNEYGIDTISLGGVLGFAFEVYEKGLITDGDTGGVRLAFGDPAVMLDAIERIVKRDGRLWFLLGEGVKRACEAIGGDACRYALHVKGLEVPAHDGRAFFVQGLSYATMNRGACHLAWPHRVAQGSVYPELGIKEPIDRFQVDQSWHVVKVMQDYMEVFDSLVMCKYAISASVEVKDVLDLLKLTTGWEINAAELVKVGERSFNLKRLLNLEWGVTVKDDALPSRMLEPLSEGGTAGKAPNLAEMLRKYYEVRGWTPDGVPTAEKLRELDLI; encoded by the coding sequence ATGCCGGATCTTCCAGGATATGCTGGAAATATACTCTACGTTGACTTATCCAACGGTAACGTCCGTGTTGAGAGGCTTGACTCCACGGTTGCTAGGCGTTACTTAGGGGGTTCGGGTCTTGCAGCACACATAATTAGGGATCGGATGGAACTGCGGAGTGAGCCCTTCAGCGACGGTAACTTCCTGATTATAGCGACCGGGCCTTTCAACAATCCCCTCATACCTTCCAGTGCCAGAGTGTCGATAGCGACGAGATCCCCGCTGAGTAATGCATGGGGTGAAGCTCATGCAGGAACTCGCTTCGCCCTCCAGCTTAAGAAGGCGGGCTACGACGCCGTGGTGATTCACGGGAGGTCTGGGGGGCCTGTCTGGCTCAGCATAGAGGATGATAGTGTAGAGCTCAAGAGCGCTAAGGGCATGTGGGGCAAGAACACCTCCGATGTCTTCAGCGAACTGAATTCGCTGATGGGGAGGGATTCCTGCGCTTTAGCCATAGGTAGGGCTGGGGAGAACTTAGTGAGGTATGCCAGCATAGTCGCCAGCGACGGTGGCGTGGCCGGCAGGAGCGGCGTCGGGGCTGTGATGGGTTACAAGGGGTTGAAGGCTGTGGCGGTTAAGGGTAGTAAGGAAGTCCCCATAGCCTACAGGGAGAGGCTGCAGGAATATACCAGGAACCTAGTGGCTAAGATGGTTAGGTCGGCCGGCGGTCAGCGGCTCAAGAAGTTCGGCACTACTGGGGCGGTCCAGCGGTACTATAAGCTCGGTAACTTACCGATAAAGAACTTCTCTAAGGGTTTGTGGAGCGATGAAAGCATTGTGAAGATCAGCGGGGAGTACCTGGCTGAGAAGTACTTGGATAGGCTCGCCCCCTGCTGGGGATGTCCAATAAGCTGTAAGAGGACTTCAAAGATCAAGGTGGGGTCTTCCCACATAGTGGCTAGGACGCCTGACTACGAGACTGTCGGCATGCTTGGCAGCAACCTACTCATAGATGATACTGAATCAATAATACTGGCTAACCACCTCTGCAACGAGTACGGTATCGACACCATATCGCTTGGTGGTGTGTTGGGCTTCGCTTTCGAGGTGTATGAGAAGGGTTTAATAACGGACGGCGATACTGGGGGTGTTAGGCTGGCTTTCGGCGATCCTGCAGTCATGCTTGACGCCATAGAGAGGATCGTCAAGAGGGACGGTAGGCTGTGGTTCCTGCTTGGTGAAGGGGTTAAGAGGGCGTGCGAGGCTATAGGCGGCGACGCCTGCAGGTACGCTCTACACGTCAAAGGGTTGGAGGTACCTGCCCACGACGGCAGGGCGTTCTTTGTTCAAGGGCTGAGTTACGCCACCATGAACAGGGGTGCGTGCCACCTAGCCTGGCCTCACAGAGTGGCTCAGGGCTCGGTATATCCTGAGCTGGGGATTAAGGAACCTATAGACCGCTTCCAAGTGGATCAGAGTTGGCATGTTGTTAAAGTGATGCAGGACTACATGGAGGTCTTCGACTCCCTCGTCATGTGCAAGTATGCTATCTCAGCCAGCGTTGAGGTGAAGGACGTGCTTGATTTGTTGAAGCTAACGACAGGGTGGGAGATTAACGCTGCAGAGCTGGTTAAGGTGGGTGAGAGGTCCTTCAACCTGAAGAGACTTCTAAACTTGGAGTGGGGGGTAACAGTCAAGGACGACGCTCTACCATCCAGAATGCTCGAGCCGCTCAGTGAGGGCGGGACGGCGGGCAAGGCACCGAACCTGGCTGAGATGCTGAGGAAGTATTACGAGGTACGTGGCTGGACACCTGACGGCGTGCCGACCGCTGAAAAGCTGAGGGAGCTTGATTTAATTTAA